From Paenibacillus graminis:
ACGACAGATCCTTCCTGGATCACTGTGTTGACCATATTCTCTCCATCAACAAAACCAATATTGAGATTCAAAAAGGCAATTTTTCCAGCTGGTGGGAGAATAAGCGGAGACAGGATAACTTTGAGCTTGCCCAAAATGAGAAGCTAATAAAAGACATCAAACGGCTGTCGGACTCTTCCAAACGCACGGGGAACTGGTCCCATGAAGTGGAAAAATCCAAAAACGGAACCCGGAATTCCGGTTCTAAGTTAGATAAAGGGTATGTTGGCCATAAGGCTGCCAAGATGATGAAACGTTCCAAATCTATTGAACAAAGACAGCAGTCGGCCATAACCGAAAAGTCCAAGCTGCTGAAAAATATTGAGAGCTCGGACACCCTGGAGATTTCACAGCTTGCTTACCATAAAAACATACTGGCGGAGCTGGAGCAGGTCTCGGTTTTTTACGGGGAGAAGCAGGTGTGCGCTAATGTGAGTTTTACGATTGAGCAGGGGGAGCGGATTGCGCTTTCGGGTAAAAATGGTTCCGGAAAATCAAGCATCCTCAAATTAATCTGCGGCGGGGATATCCCTTACACGGGCAGCTTCATGAAGGATAGCCAGCTGAAAATATCGTATGTGTCCCAAGACACCTCGCACTTGCAGGGCAGCTTAACCGATTACATCAGGGACAACGGTATTGACGAAACCCTGTTCAAATCGATTTTGCGGAAGCTTGATTTTTCCAGAATGCAATTTGAGAAGGATCTATCCACATACAGTGGCGGCCAGAAGAAGAAAGTACTGATTGCCACGAGCCTGAGCGAACAGGTGCATCTGCACATTTGGGATGAGCCGCTGAATTTCATTGATGTCATTTCGCGGATGCAGATTGAAGAGCTGCTGCTGGAATATACGCCGACTATTCTTTTTGTGGAGCATGACCGCGAGTTCTGCAACAATGTAGCTACGAAGACCATCCAACTTTGAACCTGTTAAGGAAAGGGAAGCATTCATGAAGAAAGTCATCGTAATCGGATCAGGAATTCTCGGGGCTTCAACCGCCTATCACTTGGCCAAAGCAGGTGCAGACGTCCTTGTGGTAGACCGCAAGGATAAAGGGCAGGCAACAGATGCTGCTGCCGGGATTATCTGCCCGTGGCTGTCCCAGCGGCGCAACCAGGCTTGGTATCGTCTCGCCAAAGCGGGGGCCCGTTATTACCCTGAATTGATAGCACAGCTTCAGGAAGAAGGAGAATCAGAAACCGGATACGCTCAGGCAGGTGCCTTAAGTGTCCATCATGATCCGATAAAAATCGGACTAATGATGGAACGGGCCACACTGCGGAAGACGGATGCGCCGGAAATTGGAGACATTACAGAGCTTACGGAATCCCAAACGCGCGGGCATTTCCCGCTGCTGGCAGAAGGCTTGTCTTCCGTTCACATCAGCGGTGCCGCCAGGGTAGATGGGCGTGCGCTGCGT
This genomic window contains:
- a CDS encoding Lsa family ABC-F type ribosomal protection protein; the protein is MSLINVTGLTFAYEGSYDNIFENVNFQIDTDWKLGFTGRNGRGKTTFLQLLLGKHEYSGTISAKVNFEYFPYPVPNKEDHTLDVINEIFPDYVHWQFMRELSLLQVDEDVLYRPFVSLSNGEQTKVLLAALFIKENSFLLIDEPTNHLDMHARTLVSEYLNTKSGYILVSHDRSFLDHCVDHILSINKTNIEIQKGNFSSWWENKRRQDNFELAQNEKLIKDIKRLSDSSKRTGNWSHEVEKSKNGTRNSGSKLDKGYVGHKAAKMMKRSKSIEQRQQSAITEKSKLLKNIESSDTLEISQLAYHKNILAELEQVSVFYGEKQVCANVSFTIEQGERIALSGKNGSGKSSILKLICGGDIPYTGSFMKDSQLKISYVSQDTSHLQGSLTDYIRDNGIDETLFKSILRKLDFSRMQFEKDLSTYSGGQKKKVLIATSLSEQVHLHIWDEPLNFIDVISRMQIEELLLEYTPTILFVEHDREFCNNVATKTIQL